A segment of the Halovivax limisalsi genome:
CGTCTTCGACGCGCTCGACGTCTTCGTCCTGCCCTCGATCTGGGTCGAGAACAGCCCGCTGGTGATCCAGGAGGCATTCGCCGCCGGCGTCCCCGTCGTCACCGGCGATCGCGGCGGGATGGCTGAACTCGTTACCCACGGCGACGACGGCCTCACCGTCCCCGTAGGCGACGTCGACGCGCTCGCCGAGGCGCTCGAGCGCCTCGCCGTCGATCCCGAACTCGTCCGGCGGCTCAGGGCCGGCGTCGAACCGCCGACAGAGCTGGACGACCACGCGACCGAACTGCTGGCGCTCTACCGCGAGCAGCTTAGAGCGGACGGGAGCGACGAGTCCGGCGGACGACCCGAAGGGCGAAACGAATCCGGCGGGAGGCAGTCCGCCGGAGCCGACGCGGCGGAGGAAAGCGAGAACCCGTACGGGACGAACCGGGATGACCCATGAGCTCGATCCTCATTCTCACCCGCGAACTCCCGTACCCGCCGAACGCGGGAGACCGCATCGTGACGCACGGCTACGTTCGGGGCCTCGCAGAGCGCGGTCACGAGGTGCACGTTCTGACCTACAGGTCGGGCGAGTCGCTCGCGGACGTGGCCGAGCTTCGCGAGCACTGCGAGTCCGTTGTCCGCATTCCCGGAACATCGTCTCCGCTCCCCCCGGCGGCGAGAACGCTCGCCAAGGCGGCGCGCGGACGGTCGGACGTGATGGCCATGTTCGACTCGTCCACATTTCGCGAGGCGACGGCCCGCCGCGTCGCGGCCGTCGAACCGGACGCCGTCCTCGCCCAGCACCCCTACATCGGGCAGGTCTTTCGGGAGCGGTCGGTCCGCGACGCCGCGCGAGACGTCGGCGCGCAGCTGGTGACGAACGCGCACGTGTTAGAGTACGCGGCCCACGAGCGCCGCCGGGAGTTCGCCGACGACCTCCGGACGCGAGCCGAACTGGCCCTGGAGGTCCCGCGCCTCCGACGCGCGGAACTGGCCGCCTACCGGGCGTCGGACCTGACCATCGTTCTGGGAGCGGAAGACGAGCGGCGCCTGCGGAGCCGCGGCGTCGGCCCGGTCTCGCGCCAGCGGGTCGGTCTCCCGGTCGACTCGTACGAGCCGGCACCCCTGCCGCCCGGACCGGCGCCCGCAGGTAACGGCGGGGTCGTCGAAGACCGGCACGACCCAGGTGCGGACGCTCGACGCAGTTCGAGCCACCGAGGGAAGTCCGCCCGAGGGTCGGATCCCGATCGCCTCCTCTTCTTCGGCTCGTACGACTGGTTCCCGAACGAGGACGCGGCGCTCGTCCTCGGCCGGCGGATCTTCCCCCGGATTCGAAACGCACGTCCCGAAGCGGAACTCGAACTCGCCGGTCGCGGCGCGAACGACCGGATCGAGTCTCTCGGCGATCGCCCCGGTATTACCTTCCGCGGCGAGGTCGCGAATCTCGAATCGGTCGTCCGCAGCGCGGACGTCGTAGTCGCACCGCTCCGCGTCGGCGGCGGCGTCCGCATCAAGGTCCTCGAGTCGATGGCCTGGCGCCTCCCGGTCGTAACGACCGAAGCCGGGTTCGAGGGCGTGGCGGCCTCGCCGGGTGAGGACCTCCTCGTCGCCGGCGACGCGGACCAGTTCGTCGACGCGACGGTCTCGCTCCTGCGGAACGCCGACGAGCGCCGTCGCGTCGCCGCGAACGCTCGCGGGACGATCGCGGAGCGATACTCGATCGACCGAGTCGCGCCCGAAGTCGAGACCGCACTGGGCGTCTAACGGAGATCTGCCGTCGGGTTCAGTGCCGATCGGAACTCGGGATCCGGCACCCCGCCGCGAAACGTGATGCGGAACGCGAACGCACGGGCGCTGCTATCGGCTCTCGACGCGTCCGCCCGCCACTTCCCGCCCCACCGCCGCGCGAACGCGTTCCATCAACTCGAGCGTCCAGGCGCTCTGGGAAAGCGGGACCGGCGGCTGTTCGCCCCGTTCGAGCGCTTTCGCGGCCTCGTTGATCAGGTAGTAGTGACCGTCCGGACTCGTCTCGAGGTGGACGTCGAGGTCGTCTTCGATCCGCGATTTCGCGTAGCGAACGGCCTCGTTCCCGGCACCCTCGATCGCGAACCGGAACTTCTCGAGGTGGCGCCGAATTCGTTCGTTCTGGAAGTGGTACGGCCCGGCCGCCGCGTCGTGGACGTCCACGGTCATCGTCGGAACGTCGACGTGTAACGAGGCGTCCGTGCCGTAGATCCGAACCCCGTTGTCCCGTGCGGACCCGCTGAGAACGGTGATCGAACAGAGGACGTCGCGCTCGGTCACGTACTGGATCGTCACTCCGTCGTAGGCGACGCCCGAACGTTCGCCCTCAGCTTCCGTCTCGGTCCCGTCCCCGCCGCCGGCACCGACGCCCGGCGCTTCGGCCCCGTCACCACCGTCGTACTCGCCGAAGGTGCGGGTCCGCGCATCGATGCCCTCCGGCGTTCGCGGGGCGCCGCCGAGCCCGATCGCGAGGTAGAGCGGATGCGGTAATCCCTCCTCCAGATCCCCGCCGGGCAGGTCGAGGACCCACGCGCCGCGGTACGTTTCGTCCGGCGATCCCTCGCCGGCCGCGGTCACCTCGACGGCCCGCACGTCGCCGATCTCACCGGTCGCGACGCGTCGGCGCACGTCGCGGATCACCGGATAGTAGAGCCAGTTGTGAACGACCGAAATCGGCACGCCGGCGTCGGCGGCCGTCGATCGGAGCTGCTCAAGTTCCAGGGCCGTTTCGGTGGCGGGTTTTTGCACGAGAACGGGGACGCCCGCCTCGATCGCTCGCGACGCGAGGTCCGCGTGCGTCTGCACCGGCGTCGCGACGTGCACCCAATCGAGACGCTCGGTTTCGAAAAGGTCGTCGGCGTCCGCGTAGGCCCGGCAGCCGTACGCCGTCGCGGCTTCCCGCGCCCGTTCGTACTCGAGGTCGCAGACGGCGACCAGTTCGGTTCGCGGGTTCCGGTCGAGCGCGGGAAGGTGGTTGTTCCGCGAGACGATGCCGGTGCCGATGACGGCGGTCCCGAGCGCCATAACGGAAGCGACCACCCTCCGACCGAAATAGACCGCCCCGTCAGTGGCAGCGTCCCTCCTGGCCCTCGACGGCGAGGCGAAGCGATAGCGACGAGTTACCGGTGAGCACGTCCCCCCTCCGAAGACACAGTCCTCAGTTCGGTCTCACCGGTTGAGAACTCGACGTGAAACCGAGGGGTGCGTCTCGCTCGGCCGACACCGCAAACGGCGTTCGTACTTCACCGGCGCCGAACCGGTCGTCCACTCGCGGCGGGGGGCGCCGAATCGCACCGCGCGTGGGCACTTGCCCTCGCTCACCGCCGTTCGTCCCAGACCGGACGAGCCGCTCTCGATCGGGCGGTGACGGCCGGTAGACGGGAATCACGCCTCGGTACGGTCGTGCCGACGGCGAGCCCGTCGGTCGCTCCGTGCGGAACGATCGGCATCGATCTCGTCGTCACGGAGCGCCTCCCTGACGATCGAGCGCATCTCCTCGCGGAACCGTTTGCGACCGAAGCGCGCTTCCACCCGCGCCGGATCGAGGCGAACCTCGCGACGCCGATCGGGATTCGAGAGCACGTCATCGATCTGCTCGACTGCCTCCCCGGGCGTTCGATAGCAGAGTGCGTCGCGACGGTCGACGACGTCCCGCTGGCCGCCGTTATCGGGGACGAACGCGACGGCGCCGGCGGCGACCAGTTCGGCGACCGCCATCCCGAAGTGCTCGTGACGCTTCCCGTGAAGCCCGTACCGGTGCGTACAGAGTAATTCGACCAGGTCCGCGCGCGGAAGCTCCCCCTCGATGGTGACGTGGTCCCGATCGGCGGCCATCGCCTCCAGCTCGCGACGGTAGTCGGGGTCGTAGGACGGACCGACGACGTGCTGGTGTACGTCGTGGCCCCGCTCGCGAACCTCGTCGACGATGCGGATCGTCTCGTCGACGTTCTTGTACCGGGCGAGTCGCCCGACGGTGACGAACCCGTCTTCCCGTTCGTCCCAGGGCAGCGGGTCGAAGCCGCTCGTATCGACCGGCGGGTAGACCACGCGCGGGCGGACGCCGTAGACGTCCTGGACGACGTTCGCCATCCAGCGCGAATTGGTGAGGAGTCTCCCCCGGCGGATCCGCTCGGCGTCGTAGCCGCCCGCGCGGTAGCTCAGCCGATCGTACAGGTGGTCGACGAATCCGTCTTCGCCGACGCGTTTGGAGACGACGAGCCGGCCGAACCGCGGGGTGTGGACGTACTGGACGGCCGGCGGTTCGGGACTGAGTTCGTTGTCGGTGCTCACGACGAGATCGTACTCGTCGCGGTGACGGGCGACGTGTCGGTTGAGCAGGGCGTTGCGCAGATTGTACAGGGGAACGTCGACCAGGTCCAGGGCCCGATCGACGACGGGCGCTCGTCGCACGGGAAGCGGGTCGACGTCCGTGTTGAAGTACCGATTCAGTTCTTCGAGGTCCGGCGTCGTCAGGGTGAGGAGGTGGACCTCGTGGCCGTCCTGGAGGGCCTCGAGGACGGTCATGCAAACGCCCTCCCCGCCGCCTTTCGCCGCCAGGTCGGTGTGGGCTACGGCAATACGGGCCATCTGGTGGCGACGTCCACGGCGACGGGCAAAGGTGTGGGCCGGCGAGCGACGGCGAGGGATCACGAACCGTCGCGAAGCGCGTCGAGCGCCTCGGCTCCCCGCTCGAGCGACGCCGCCGGATCGTCGGGGTCGTCGTGTTCGTAGATCAGCCACTCGGTCCCGGCGTCGCGAGCGGCCGCCGCGCAGGCGGACGGGTCGACGTCGCCCTCACCGAGTTCGACCGGACGTCCGTCGGCCGCGTCGACGTCCTTCAGGTGGACCAGCGGAACGCGTCCGTCGAGGCGCTCCAGCAGTTCGACGGGGTCGTAGCCGGCCGCGACCGCCCAGCCGACGTCGAGTTCGATCGAGAGGGCGGGACCGCTCTCGTCCGCGAACAGTTCGAACGCGCTTCGGCCCTCTTCGTCCTCGTTCGCCGCGACGCCTCCCGCCTCCTCGCCTCCGTCGAGCGCTGCGAACTCGTGGTCGTGGTTGTGGTACGCGAGGTCGAAGCCTCGCTTCTCCCATCGCCGCGCGAGCGTCTCCAGCCGTGCCGCCGTCTCGCACACCGCCGATGCGCTCTCGAAGTGCGTTTCGTCCAGGTACGGGACGACCAACCGGCGACACTCGATCGCGCCGTAGAACGAGGCGACGCCGTCGGGATCATCTTCGAGCGACTCGACGCCGACGTGGGCTCCCGCCGGAGTCAGGGTTTCCGCCTCGAGAACGGACCGCGTCCGCTCTGCCGACGTCTCCCCGAACCCCGCGAACTCCACGCCGTCGAACGCGGTCGTGCCGACTCGGGCCAGCAGCGATGGAAGCGATTCCCCGAGCGCTCGGAGCGTGTACAACTGGACCGCGGTTCGAACCATAGTGGCGGTACTCGATCGACGAAGAAAGAACGGTGGCGGTCTCTCACTCGATCTGGACGTTCATCGTCCCAGATCTCGAACGCTGCGTCCGTTTGGGGACACAGTCCGGCAACGGGACCCGCGACGATCGGACGAACGAAGCAGCCGCCCACTCACCGAATCTCGGCCCGCCGTCCGTACACGACCGGACGGTCTCACAGCTACTGGATATCGATGTCGGATTCTCGCTCCTCCGTCGAGAAGGGCGTGATAGCGACGGTGCGTTGGGCGATCGTTGCGATGCGCAAGACGAACGAGAAGAGCACGATAAGCGGAAGGATTCCGAGTATCAGGACCGCCGGAACGATAACGTCGAGATGACTCGCCGTGACTGGCGGTTCCGCCGTGCTCGCATAAATCAACAGGAGGAGGAGCGAGCTCCCGACCGCCGGCGCTCCGACGTAGAGCATGAGTTTGGACAACCGGGCGAGTTCGGACTGGACGTAAATCGATTTGAAATACTGCCGGGCGATGTCGACCTGTTTCAAACACCGTACGAGGTCGTCGAGTTCCCCGGTCGCCGCGGGCGGGAGTGCGTCCGCGGACTCCGTGCGAATCCGCAACGCTTCGTTCAGCTGTCGGGAGAAATCCGTCTCCAGCGTGGCGGCGAGCGCGCTGAACACGCCGCTCTGAGAGCGCTCGACGATCGTAGAAATGTGAGCGGTTCGGGCCGCGAGTTCGGAGACGAGATCGGCCACGTCGGCGGCGAGTTCGGAATCGTCCGCGCTCGCGACGGTGCCGTCGAATCGGCGTGCCGTGTCTCGGGTGCCGGCGAGCAGAACCGTGAGAAAGCCCGTCGGCGTGACCGGGACCGTCGGTTCGCCGGTCGTCTCGCCGACCTGCGCCCGATACTCGATGACGGCGTCGATTTGCTCGCGTAGCTCCTTCGGCGTCTTCAATTCCCGGGACAGCACGAGTTGATTGATCGAGAGGACGATCGTGAGCAGGGCCACGTTACCCGCGATGAGTCCCTGAAAGAGGTAGAGCATCCGCGTCGTGTTAGTTACGATGACGATGTCGGAATACTGGAGGCCGACGACGAAGAGGGCAAAGACGGCCGCCAACAGGCCGGCGAGAACGAGGCGGTTCCCGGTGAGCGTAAACCACGCAGCCGGGGACGAGCGGAACTTCTGCAGTCCTCGTTCGAGCCGCGCGAGGCCATCGATTCCCGTGGGAGCCATGGTCCGTGTACGGGAGAATCGGGAAAAACGCTGGTGGGACGGACCGTCACTCGACGTCCGGTCCGGAGTCGCGGTCGAGGAACGGGATTTCCTCCTCCAGGATCTCGCGCTCGAAGTAGAGGAGTTCGACGAAGAACACCGCGATGGCGATGAGGATCACGGTGACGAACGTGCCCCGCTCGGCGGTGTAGAGGTGATAGAGCATCAGGGCGAACGAGAGGGTCCCGCCGATCACCCCGACGGCCGGCCAGATCGCGGTGATTCGTTCGGACGCGCGCTGGGTAACTGCGAGCCCGCTCATCCCGCTGAAGACCACGATGAACGAGAGGGAGGCGAACGCGGTGATGGCCGAGAGGCTCCCGTACGCGGTGAACGCCGCCGTCACCGCGCCCAGGATGAGCAACGTCCTGGTCGGGACGCCGCTCGCGCTCGCGTCGCCCGCCCGGTCGGGGAGCAGGTCGTCGGTCAGCAGCCCCTTCGCGAAGTAGCCGGCCGAGAACATCGTCGCGTTGATCGCGCTCCCGGTCGAGAACAGGGCGGAGAGCGAGATGACGACGGCGGCCGCGTCCGCCAACCCGACCGGCCCCGCCATCGTCGACGCGGCGTCGACCAGCGCGGTGTGGGGATTGGTCTGGACGGCCTCCGGCGCGAGGTTGTAGGTCACCACCGCCACGAGGACGTAGATCGAGACGGCGGCCGGGATCGAGAGGGCGATCGCCTTCGGGATCGTCTCCAGCGGGTCGACGACGCTCTCCTGGTCGTAGAATAGCAACTGCCAGCCCTGGAACGCGACGAACGAGACGGCGGCCGCCACGATCGGACTGACCGTCGTGAATCGCGACGCCCCGACCGAGACGGGGTCGGACGAGACGGTGAGCGCGTAGCCGACGCCGGCCAGCCCGAACGCGACGAGTACGAGGACCTTGACCGAGGTGAGGACATTCTCCGCCGACCCCGTGGCGCGCGCTCCGAGCAGGTTCAGCGCGACGAACCCCGCGACGACGAGGACGGAGACGAACGGTCGGAGCGCGAGACCGCCGATCGACTCCGGCACCGCCGGGAGGGTGACGGAGAACTCGGCGAACGCGAACGCGTACATCGCCATCGAACCGACGTACCCGAACAGCAGCGTCCACCCGATCATCCCCGCGAGCGTCGAGTTCCCGGTGAACGACTGGACGAACGTCACAGACCCACCGCCGCCGTCGCCCTCGCTCCCGACGAGTTCGTTCAATCGAACGTACGAATAGGCGGCGCAACTCGTGACGATGCCGGCGAGGACGAACGCGAACCAGGTGGCGGCGTGGGTGATCTCGGCGACGACCCCGAGCACGGCGTAGATCCCGCCGCCGATCATGCCGCCGAGCGCGATCGAAACGGCCTCCGTGAGCCCGAAGCTCCCGTCGCTCACGGCGGATTCGACGCCGCCGCGGCAGTTATAACATGCCCTCGCGACCGCAACCCGGCGATCGGACCCTGGTTCGCCGGTTCGACCCGTCAGCGCGACCCGCGCGGATACCGCTCCAGGCCAGCCCCTCCGGGCGTATTCGACGTTCCGATCCAGTTGAACGGATCGTCACCGCCGTTTTACCACGATCACCGTCGTGCACCACCACGATGGCTACGGAGTCAGCGGACGACGTCGACGCGACCGACGAGGAGCACCGCGAGATCGGCCGCGGCTTGCTGACCGGCGAGATGGGACCGAGCTCGGCGGTCGCCCACCTCTATCGGGGCGAGATCCACCGAATGCGGTTCTGGCGCGAACGCCTCGACCAGACGACCTACTGGGCGATCGTCATCATGAGCGGCGTGCTCACGTGGACGTTCGCCAGTCGG
Coding sequences within it:
- a CDS encoding glycosyltransferase family 4 protein, with the translated sequence MSSILILTRELPYPPNAGDRIVTHGYVRGLAERGHEVHVLTYRSGESLADVAELREHCESVVRIPGTSSPLPPAARTLAKAARGRSDVMAMFDSSTFREATARRVAAVEPDAVLAQHPYIGQVFRERSVRDAARDVGAQLVTNAHVLEYAAHERRREFADDLRTRAELALEVPRLRRAELAAYRASDLTIVLGAEDERRLRSRGVGPVSRQRVGLPVDSYEPAPLPPGPAPAGNGGVVEDRHDPGADARRSSSHRGKSARGSDPDRLLFFGSYDWFPNEDAALVLGRRIFPRIRNARPEAELELAGRGANDRIESLGDRPGITFRGEVANLESVVRSADVVVAPLRVGGGVRIKVLESMAWRLPVVTTEAGFEGVAASPGEDLLVAGDADQFVDATVSLLRNADERRRVAANARGTIAERYSIDRVAPEVETALGV
- a CDS encoding Gfo/Idh/MocA family protein, translating into MALGTAVIGTGIVSRNNHLPALDRNPRTELVAVCDLEYERAREAATAYGCRAYADADDLFETERLDWVHVATPVQTHADLASRAIEAGVPVLVQKPATETALELEQLRSTAADAGVPISVVHNWLYYPVIRDVRRRVATGEIGDVRAVEVTAAGEGSPDETYRGAWVLDLPGGDLEEGLPHPLYLAIGLGGAPRTPEGIDARTRTFGEYDGGDGAEAPGVGAGGGDGTETEAEGERSGVAYDGVTIQYVTERDVLCSITVLSGSARDNGVRIYGTDASLHVDVPTMTVDVHDAAAGPYHFQNERIRRHLEKFRFAIEGAGNEAVRYAKSRIEDDLDVHLETSPDGHYYLINEAAKALERGEQPPVPLSQSAWTLELMERVRAAVGREVAGGRVESR
- a CDS encoding glycosyltransferase family 4 protein gives rise to the protein MARIAVAHTDLAAKGGGEGVCMTVLEALQDGHEVHLLTLTTPDLEELNRYFNTDVDPLPVRRAPVVDRALDLVDVPLYNLRNALLNRHVARHRDEYDLVVSTDNELSPEPPAVQYVHTPRFGRLVVSKRVGEDGFVDHLYDRLSYRAGGYDAERIRRGRLLTNSRWMANVVQDVYGVRPRVVYPPVDTSGFDPLPWDEREDGFVTVGRLARYKNVDETIRIVDEVRERGHDVHQHVVGPSYDPDYRRELEAMAADRDHVTIEGELPRADLVELLCTHRYGLHGKRHEHFGMAVAELVAAGAVAFVPDNGGQRDVVDRRDALCYRTPGEAVEQIDDVLSNPDRRREVRLDPARVEARFGRKRFREEMRSIVREALRDDEIDADRSARSDRRARRRHDRTEA
- a CDS encoding sugar phosphate isomerase/epimerase family protein, producing MVRTAVQLYTLRALGESLPSLLARVGTTAFDGVEFAGFGETSAERTRSVLEAETLTPAGAHVGVESLEDDPDGVASFYGAIECRRLVVPYLDETHFESASAVCETAARLETLARRWEKRGFDLAYHNHDHEFAALDGGEEAGGVAANEDEEGRSAFELFADESGPALSIELDVGWAVAAGYDPVELLERLDGRVPLVHLKDVDAADGRPVELGEGDVDPSACAAAARDAGTEWLIYEHDDPDDPAASLERGAEALDALRDGS
- a CDS encoding APC family permease codes for the protein MSDGSFGLTEAVSIALGGMIGGGIYAVLGVVAEITHAATWFAFVLAGIVTSCAAYSYVRLNELVGSEGDGGGGSVTFVQSFTGNSTLAGMIGWTLLFGYVGSMAMYAFAFAEFSVTLPAVPESIGGLALRPFVSVLVVAGFVALNLLGARATGSAENVLTSVKVLVLVAFGLAGVGYALTVSSDPVSVGASRFTTVSPIVAAAVSFVAFQGWQLLFYDQESVVDPLETIPKAIALSIPAAVSIYVLVAVVTYNLAPEAVQTNPHTALVDAASTMAGPVGLADAAAVVISLSALFSTGSAINATMFSAGYFAKGLLTDDLLPDRAGDASASGVPTRTLLILGAVTAAFTAYGSLSAITAFASLSFIVVFSGMSGLAVTQRASERITAIWPAVGVIGGTLSFALMLYHLYTAERGTFVTVILIAIAVFFVELLYFEREILEEEIPFLDRDSGPDVE